The Malus sylvestris chromosome 12, drMalSylv7.2, whole genome shotgun sequence genome contains a region encoding:
- the LOC126592470 gene encoding thioredoxin-like 3-3 has translation MAGGVGGGGDGATSSKKGLEGTGLDLPENRHGNLKSASSDQNLKDILVQIKSCKSPAVINYGASWCRVCSQILPAFCQLSNSFPKLSFVYADIDECPETTQHIRYTPTFHFYRDGERVDEMFGAGEERLHDRLWLHS, from the exons ATGGCGGGAGGAGTCGGCGGAGGAGGCGACGGAGCCACCAGTAGCAAGAAGGGATTAGAAGGCACGGGCTTGGATTTACCAGAGAATCGCCATGGCAACCTAAAGAGTGCTTCCAGCGACCAAAACCTTAAAGACATCCTTGTTCAAATCAAGTCCTGCAAATCCCCT GCAGTCATCAATTATGGTGCATCTTG GTGCCGTGTGTGTAGCCAGATCCTTCCTGCATTCTGCCAGCTGAGTAACAGTTTCCCAAAGCTCTCTTTCGTCTATGCAGACATTGATGAATGCCCCGAAACAACACAGCACATTCGCTACACGCCCACCTTCCATTTCTACCGGGATGGCGAAAGGGTTGATGAGATGTTTGGTGCTGGAGAAGAGCGGTTGCACGATCGCTTGTGGTTACATTCGTGA
- the LOC126592468 gene encoding S-adenosylmethionine synthase 4 isoform X1, producing the protein MTHSQKPNGRKRENESDVSSYLYEYHSPISASLSFIFSSLSHPSSSSLALTFTEMETFLFTSESVNEGHPDKLCDQVSDAVLDACLEQDPESKVACETCTKTNMVMVLGEITTKAKVDYEKIVRDTCRGIGFTSADVGLDADNCKVLVNIEKQSPEIAEGVHGHLTKKPEEIGAGDQGHMFGYATDETPEFMPLTHVLATKIGAKLTEVRKNKTVPWLRPDGKTQVTVEYKNENGAMVPIRVHTILISTQHDENVTNEQIAADLKEHVIKPVVPAQFIDDKIIYHLNPSGRFVIGGPHGDAGLTGRKIIIDTYGGWGAHGGGAFSGKDPTKVDRSGAYIVRQAAKSVVASGLARRCIVQVSYAIGVPEPLSVFVDTYKTGKIPDKDILVLIKENFDFRPGMIAIDLDLKRGGNLRYQKTAAYGHFGRDDPDFTWETVKILKPKA; encoded by the exons ATGACACACAGCCAAAAGCCAAATggcagaaagagagagaacgAGTCAGACGTAAGTTCCTATCTATATGAATACCACTCTCCAATCTCCGCATccctctctttcattttttcaagtctctctcatccttcctcctcctctctcgcTCTCACATTCACAG AGATGGAAACCTTCCTCTTCACCTCCGAATCCGTCAATGAGGGACACCCCGACAAGCTCTGCGACCAAGTCTCAGATGCCGTTCTCGATGCTTGCTTGGAACAAGACCCCGAGAGCAAAGTTGCATGCGAGACATGTACGAAAACCAACATGGTCATGGTCTTAGGTGAGATCACAACCAAAGCGAAAGTAGATTACGAGAAAATAGTCCGAGATACTTGCAGAGGAATAGGGTTTACATCCGCTGATGTAGGCCTTGACGCTGACAACTGCAAAGTCCTCGTCAACATTGAGAAGCAAAGCCCTGAAATTGCAGAGGGAGTTCATGGACACCTTACCAAGAAGCCCGAGGAAATTGGAGCCGGCGATCAAGGCCACATGTTTGGTTACGCCACAGATGAAACACCTGAGTTCATGCCACTCACCCATGTCCTTGCTACAAAGATTGGCGCCAAGCTTACGGAGGTCAGAAAGAATAAAACAGTTCCATGGTTGAGGCCCGATGGTAAGACCCAAGTGACTGTTGAGTACAAGAATGAGAATGGGGCCATGGTCCCGATTCGGGTGCACACCATCCTCATCTCAACCCAACATGATGAGAATGTCACAAACGAGCAGATTGCTGCTGATTTGAAGGAACATGTGATCAAACCTGTCGTCCCCGCCCAATTCATTGATGACAAAATTATCTACCACTTGAACCCTTCAGGTCGATTCGTCATTGGAGGACCCCATGGAGACGCCGGTCTCACTGGCCGGAAGATAATCATAGACACCTATGGTGGTTGGGGTGCTCATGGTGGTGGTGCTTTCTCTGGAAAAGATCCAACCAAGGTTGACCGGAGTGGCGCGTACATTGTAAGGCAGGCAGCAAAAAGTGTTGTAGCATCCGGGCTTGCTCGCCGCTGTATTGTTCAGGTTTCTTATGCTATTGGCGTTCCAGAACCCCTATCGGTTTTCGTGGATACCTACAAAACTGGAAAAATCCCAGACAAGGACATATTGGTTCTCATCAAGGAGAACTTTGACTTTAGGCCGGGAATGATTGCCATCGACCTTGATTTGAAAAGAGGGGGCAACCTCAGGTACCAAAAGACCGCTGCTTATGGTCATTTTGGCCGCGATGATCCAGATTTCACATGGGAGACCGTCAAGATCCTCAAGCCAAAAGCGTGA
- the LOC126592468 gene encoding S-adenosylmethionine synthase 4 isoform X2 → METFLFTSESVNEGHPDKLCDQVSDAVLDACLEQDPESKVACETCTKTNMVMVLGEITTKAKVDYEKIVRDTCRGIGFTSADVGLDADNCKVLVNIEKQSPEIAEGVHGHLTKKPEEIGAGDQGHMFGYATDETPEFMPLTHVLATKIGAKLTEVRKNKTVPWLRPDGKTQVTVEYKNENGAMVPIRVHTILISTQHDENVTNEQIAADLKEHVIKPVVPAQFIDDKIIYHLNPSGRFVIGGPHGDAGLTGRKIIIDTYGGWGAHGGGAFSGKDPTKVDRSGAYIVRQAAKSVVASGLARRCIVQVSYAIGVPEPLSVFVDTYKTGKIPDKDILVLIKENFDFRPGMIAIDLDLKRGGNLRYQKTAAYGHFGRDDPDFTWETVKILKPKA, encoded by the coding sequence ATGGAAACCTTCCTCTTCACCTCCGAATCCGTCAATGAGGGACACCCCGACAAGCTCTGCGACCAAGTCTCAGATGCCGTTCTCGATGCTTGCTTGGAACAAGACCCCGAGAGCAAAGTTGCATGCGAGACATGTACGAAAACCAACATGGTCATGGTCTTAGGTGAGATCACAACCAAAGCGAAAGTAGATTACGAGAAAATAGTCCGAGATACTTGCAGAGGAATAGGGTTTACATCCGCTGATGTAGGCCTTGACGCTGACAACTGCAAAGTCCTCGTCAACATTGAGAAGCAAAGCCCTGAAATTGCAGAGGGAGTTCATGGACACCTTACCAAGAAGCCCGAGGAAATTGGAGCCGGCGATCAAGGCCACATGTTTGGTTACGCCACAGATGAAACACCTGAGTTCATGCCACTCACCCATGTCCTTGCTACAAAGATTGGCGCCAAGCTTACGGAGGTCAGAAAGAATAAAACAGTTCCATGGTTGAGGCCCGATGGTAAGACCCAAGTGACTGTTGAGTACAAGAATGAGAATGGGGCCATGGTCCCGATTCGGGTGCACACCATCCTCATCTCAACCCAACATGATGAGAATGTCACAAACGAGCAGATTGCTGCTGATTTGAAGGAACATGTGATCAAACCTGTCGTCCCCGCCCAATTCATTGATGACAAAATTATCTACCACTTGAACCCTTCAGGTCGATTCGTCATTGGAGGACCCCATGGAGACGCCGGTCTCACTGGCCGGAAGATAATCATAGACACCTATGGTGGTTGGGGTGCTCATGGTGGTGGTGCTTTCTCTGGAAAAGATCCAACCAAGGTTGACCGGAGTGGCGCGTACATTGTAAGGCAGGCAGCAAAAAGTGTTGTAGCATCCGGGCTTGCTCGCCGCTGTATTGTTCAGGTTTCTTATGCTATTGGCGTTCCAGAACCCCTATCGGTTTTCGTGGATACCTACAAAACTGGAAAAATCCCAGACAAGGACATATTGGTTCTCATCAAGGAGAACTTTGACTTTAGGCCGGGAATGATTGCCATCGACCTTGATTTGAAAAGAGGGGGCAACCTCAGGTACCAAAAGACCGCTGCTTATGGTCATTTTGGCCGCGATGATCCAGATTTCACATGGGAGACCGTCAAGATCCTCAAGCCAAAAGCGTGA
- the LOC126592469 gene encoding uncharacterized protein LOC126592469 codes for MAMVTASSHLSLNLSPPLVLRASRFPTNARPPSSKCFPAPMPPVTSASASSRSRKTLLSPFVINNDKFSLDIVEDDDAADQKQQVGNANANETLLYSFSPLPLLLLAVLPGAATVASLFEPFVELVKSFGLPGWLVHWGHPGNMAVVLFAMGGYGTYLGYRIRFSDDVEERAHAKDLHPKLLAGMFFFFALGATGGVTSLLTSDKSIFESPHAVTGIIGLSLLTIQTILPALFEGKPELRTVHGVLGTGIMTLFVVHAALGLQLGLSY; via the exons ATGGCTATGGTTACTGCCTCTTCTCACCTCTCTCTGAATCtgtctcctcctcttgtgcttCGTGCCTCTCGATTTCCGACCAATGCTCGACCACCTTCCTCCAAATGCTTCCCTGCGCCAATGCCACCAGTAACTTCCGCGTCAGCAAGTAGCAGAAGTAGAAAAACTCTCCTATCTCCGTTTGTGATCAACAACGACAAATTCAGTTTAGAcattgttgaagatgatgacgCGGCTGACCAAAAACAACAAGTGGGGAATGCCAATGCGAATGAGACCCTTCTCTACTCCTTCAGTCCTTTGCCTCTGCTGCTCCTGGCTGTTCTTCCTGGAG CTGCTACTGTGGCATCTCTGTTCGAGCCTTTCGTTGAGCTTGTCAAATCGTTTGGTCTTCCTGGCTGGCTAGTACATTGGGGTCACCCGGGCAACATG GCTGTTGTGCTTTTCGCTATGGGCGGCTATGGAACATATCTTGGTTATCGGATACGCTTTTCAGATGATGTG GAGGAGAGGGCCCATGCCAAAGACTTGCATCCCAAGCTTCTTGCAGGgatgtttttcttctttgctcTTGGAGCAACTGGAGGAGTAACGTCTCTTCTCACTTCGGACAAATCCATTTttgaaag CCCTCATGCTGTTACGGGGATCATTGGTCTTAGCCTCTTGACCATACAAACAATTTTACCTGCTTTGTTTGAG gGTAAACCTGAATTAAGAACAGTTCATGGGGTGTTGGGCACTGGGATCATGACATTGTTTGTTGTCCATGCTGCCCTTGGACTTCAACTTGGCCTAAGCTACTAA